ACTATGTATTTGTTATTGTTTAAGATATTTTGTACACCAAGAAATGCCATATAATGCTGATAATTGAGTAAGCTTACACACTCCTTCAGCACATTCATGAGTGCCCATGCAGGCAACATACAACACTGCTGAATTCTGCAGATGTATACATTGTTGGTGTATACCCAATATGGACCGTGACAATGGTATAATGTGCTattgtagagattcatcaggtttgttattgttcaaatgattacagattgtttttacaaaaccaataGATTGTGGTGAATAGATGTTAATAACTCACCAGCTGACGTTTCATCCGTCTTGTTCAGTCGGATTTCTTCAGAGTTGTGATGAAGCTCTGCTACTGTACGACCTGGTGTTGCCAGTTCTTGAGTCGCTTTGTAGCAGAGGGTTGTAGAGATTGCTCAGGTTGTATGTAATCATCTGTTACAAGATGAAAAGACTTATGAAAAAATGGAATCAGATCCAACGCCTAAATACAAAAGACAGCTCATTGGTATACTATCAAGactgaagaaagaaaagaaaatcgaTGATAAGCAATACAAAAAGCTATACCCAACTGCTGATAATGTTCCGCGATTGTATTGTACGAACAAAATACACAAAGAGGGCAATCCCGTTCGCCCAATTGTAGATTATACCGGTACAATCGGCTATGAAACATCTAGAGAGTTGGCAGATATCCTTGCGCCGCTGGTTGGAAATAGTGTCCATCATGTAAAGAATTCTAAACAGCTCGCGGAGGACATGGCAAGTGTATTTATTGAGGAGGATGAAATCTTTAATAGCCACGACGTTGTGAGTCTGTTTACCAACACACCCATTGATCAAACCATCGGCATCATTGAGGACAGACTTAAACAAGACACGGAATTAAAGAACAGGACAAACTTAGATGTGACAGACATTGTTGAATTACTCAAGTTCATTCTCACAACTACCTATTTCTTATTCCGAGGTGATGTGTATCGGCAAAAATTCGGGGCTGCTATGGGTTCTCCAGTAAGTCCACTGACGGCAAATCTGTTCATGGAATGGCTTGAAGAGAAAGCAATTGCATCGGCTCCCCTTACTTGCAAGCCGCGCCTATGGAAAAGGTATGTTGATGACGTTTTAGAGATAATCAACAAAGATGGTGTTGAAGACTTGACAAACCATCTCAATCAGATCGACCCAACAAAGAGCATCAAATTCACCTATGACCAAGAAGAACAGGGTCGGATCCCCTTTCTTGATACCCTAATTGTACGTAAGGAGGATGGTTCAGTGAAGTTATTAGTGTACAGGAAAAAATCACATACggaccaatatctcaatttcactTCACATCACCCTCTCCACCAAAAGTTGGGGGTGA
Above is a window of Amphiura filiformis chromosome 20, Afil_fr2py, whole genome shotgun sequence DNA encoding:
- the LOC140142303 gene encoding uncharacterized protein is translated as MESDPTPKYKRQLIGILSRLKKEKKIDDKQYKKLYPTADNVPRLYCTNKIHKEGNPVRPIVDYTGTIGYETSRELADILAPLVGNSVHHVKNSKQLAEDMASVFIEEDEIFNSHDVVSLFTNTPIDQTIGIIEDRLKQDTELKNRTNLDVTDIVELLKFILTTTYFLFRGDVYRQKFGAAMGSPVSPLTANLFMEWLEEKAIASAPLTCKPRLWKRYVDDVLEIINKDGVEDLTNHLNQIDPTKSIKFTYDQEEQGRIPFLDTLIVRKEDGSVKLLVYRKKSHTDQYLNFTSHHPLHQKLGVIRTLLDRKDKIVTEEKDREQEENKIKTALNNCGYPDWTIEKVKDQMEKKPTNKKPTKKHNNTDTPKKRNLAVIPYVQGLSERIQRIYKKYDITTAMKPHTTLRRLLVHPKDKREVVDTANCVYEIPCSGCKSTYIGETGRQFGIRLSEHKKDVDRACSRKYTRSERKVSESERNKSAVADHAARSNHLINWEESRVIDKEAVRIKRWIKESIWIRRRGMSNTMNRDEGTYNLSNLYNPLLQSDSRTGNTRSYSSRASSQL